GATGCGGATCACCTCCGGCTTGTCGTCTGCCTGGGCCGGGATGATGCCGGCCAGCGGGGCAAGGGTAGCGAGACCGAGCGCCTGAACGACGCGCCGGCGCGAAAGGGAGAAGGAGTACGGGGCCATGATCGGAGCCTTTCGGGAGATGTGAAGGGGATGGCGCCGTCAGGCGACGCCCTTATCCTCGGAAGCGCGCCAGCGCGTTGCCCGGGCCTCGAAGGCCACGAGACCGTAATTCAGCAGGAAGCCGATAACCGTCAGCGTCAGGATGCCCGCATACATGCGGTCGGTTTCCAGCATCAGCGACGAGTTCTGGATGAGGTAGCCGATGCCCGACTGGGCGGCGAGCATCTCGGCGGCGATCACCGAGAACAGCGAGCTCTTCACGCCTAGCCGCGCGCCGGCGACGATCGAGGGCACGGCGGAGGGCAGGATCACCTTGCGGAACAGATCCCAGTCCGAGGTGCCCATCGAGCGCGCGGCCTTGATGTGCAGCGGATCGACCGACTTCACGCCGACAATGGTGTTGATCAGCAGGAAGAACACGGCGGCGTAGAAGGTGATCGCCACCTTGGAGGCCTCGCCGATGCCGAGCACCAGGATGAACACTGGCAGCAGGGCGAATTGCGAGGTGTTGCGCAGAGTCTGCACCAGGAAATCGCTGATCTTCTCGAACAGCGGGTAGCGGCCCATCAGCAGGCCGAGCGGAATGGCGACCACGACCGCCAGGCCGAAGCCGATGGCAGCACGCTGCAGGCTGATGCCGATATGGCGCGCGAGCAGGCCGCTATGGATCATGTCCCCGAGCGTCGCCAGCACCTGGCTCAGCGGCGGGAAGAAGATGGCGTTGATCCAGCCGAGGCGCGGCGCGAGCTCCCAGACGAGAGCAAGCAGCAGCAGCGCCGGCAGGCCGAGGCCAATGGTCTGGATGGTCTGCCACACCGAGGAGTGTGAGGGCAGGAAGGCGGGCCGGCTCCACCAGACGCGGGGCGGAACATCGGTCGATTTGTCGGTGGCGAGCGTCATCGTCCAGTCCTCAGGCGTTATAGGCGGAGGCGAGAGCCCAATCGCGCTGGGCCTTGCGGACCTCTTCGCGCAGGGCGTCCCACACGCGGGCCCGGTAGGCGTTGAAAGCGTCGCTGTTGCGGATCTCGATGTCGCGCGGGCGCGGAAGGTCGACCTCGATGATCTCCTTCACCCGCGCCGGGCGGGCGGTCATCACCACGATCCGGTCGGCGAGGAAGATGGCCTCGTCGATCGAGTGGGTGACGAACACCACCGTCGTCTTGATCTGCTCCCAGATGCGCAGCAGCTCGCTTTGCAGGATATCGCGCGTCTGCGCATCGAGCGCGGCGAAGGGCTCATCCATCAGCAGCACCTGCGGATCGGTCGCTAGCGCGCGGGCAATTGCCACGCGCTGCTGCATGCCGCCGGAGAGCTGTGAGGGGTAGCGGTCCTCAAAGCCGGTCAGGCCGAACAGGTTGAGGAAATGCTGCGCCCGCTCGCTCCGCGCCGCCCGGCCGACGCCGCGGACCTCCAGCGGGTACTCGATGTTCTGCAGGGCCGTCCGCCAGGGAAACAGCGCATATTGCTGGAACACATAGGCGGTCTCGCCATGCGGGCGCGTGACCTTCTTCCCATCGATCGCGGCGAAACCGGCGCTCGGCTGAGTCAACCCGGCGATCACGTCCAGCAGCACCGACTTGCCGCTGCCCGAAGGGCCGACGATGGTGACGAACTCGCCCGGCCTTATGTCGAGATCGACGCCGGAGAGCACCGGGATGCGATCGCTCACCGTGCCGTCCAGCGTGACGCTCTGGCCGGGCTTGAGCTGGAACGTCTTGCGCACGTCGCTGATGGAGATGCGGCTGGTCGCCGGCGGCGCGGCGACGGGGGCGATGGTGCTCATGGTGCGGTGCTCCTTGCCCCGGCCGGCGTGCCGCCGGTCAACGAGGCCTGGCGAAGCCGATGGGTGGGGTCTTTGTCGGCGCCGCCTTCGCGGCCCTTCTTCCAGCCGAGCGCGCGCGCATAGCTGCCGAACAGGCCGGCCTCGACGACCGCGCTCTCGGTGATGCCGGTGACGTGCTCGGGATCGAAGGCGACATAGAGCGCGTCAACCGGGCAGTAGATCTCGCACAGGAAGCAGGTCTGACAGTCGTCCTGCCGGGCGATCACCGGCACGCCGCCGGCGACAGCCTCAAAGACATTGGCGGGGCAGGCCTTCACGCAGACATTGCAGGCCGTGCAGCGGGTTTCAGATAGAACCTCGATCATGATGCGACGGCCTCGGCGGGCTGGGTGCCGAAGCTGAGCGTCGGCTGGTCGATGCCGGCGATGGAGAGGCGGCGGGCCTGCGCGGCATCGCTGCCGGGGGCGTCGAGGCGTCGGTGCATGCCGCGCGTCTCGGTGCGGGCCTGCGCGGCGCGGTAGGCCCAGCGGCTGGAGGCAAGCAACGCCGCCGCCTCCCGCAGCCGGAAAGCGGTGGCGCCGGTGCCATGGCCATGGTCGCGCAGCGTCGCCCAGGCGCCGTCGAGCCGGTCGAGCGAGGTGGCGAGCTTGGGCGCGCTGCGGAAGAAATTGCGGTCCACCGGCAACATCTCGGCGCGCACCAGCGCCACAGCCTCCGCCGGATCGACGGCGCCGGCGGCGAGAGCGGGGCGAAGACCGGCCTGCCCGGTCGGCCGCACGGCACGCTCATGCGCCCGGCTGCCGAGGCGCGTGGCGAAGGCGGCCGCGCCCTTGCCGGACCACACGCCGGTGGCGATGGCCCAAGAGGCGTTCGGCCCGCCGCCACCGGTCGCCGCGCCGGCAATATCCTGCCGGTCCAGCGTATCGCCGGCGGCATAGAGGCCGGGAATGCCGACGCCGCAGTCGTCGTCCTGTCGTCTCAGCCCGCCGGTGCCGCGCACCGTGCCTTCCGAGCGCAGGGCTATGGGAAAGAGATCGACGAACGGATCGATGCCGGCGCGGTCGAACGGCAGGAAGCAGTTTGGCTGGCCCCGGCGCAGCGCGTCGGGAAGCGCGCCGGTCGCGCGGTCCAGCCGGGCGAAAATGGGTCCTTCCAGCGATTCCTGCGCCAGCACGGGAAAGCGTTGGCCGGGAGGAATGTCGATGGCCGAGCCGTCGGTCCGGTAGAAGCTCGCCCAGAAATAAGGCAGCCCTTTATTCACCGACGAGTGCAGCGGCACGATGCCATACTGGTTGGAGAACTCCATGCCGGACAGGGTGGCGCCGAGCTCGGCGGCCATCAGCTGGCCGTCGCCGGTAAGCCCGGTGGCGCCGAGGATGCGCGAGCCGAAGGCGCAGCCGCCGGTGGCAAGCACCACGGCACTGGCGCGCGCCTCCCAGTTCTCGCCGATCTGTCGGGCAAAGCCGGCAGCACCGGCCACCGCATCGCCGGCGACCAGAAGCTCCAGCGCGGGATGATGGTCACGGATCGTCACGCCGGCGCGCACGAGCTGGGTGCGCAGGAAGCGCATATAGTCCGGGCCGCGCAGATTGGCGATGTAGAGCTGGCCCTCATCGTCGCGCGGAAAGCGGTAGCCGCGCTCGGCAAGGAAGTTGAGGTGCTGAGTTGCCGCATCAATGACGCGGGACATCTGACGGAGATCGGCGAGCCCCTCGGATTGCTTCGCCCGCTCGGCGACAAGGCGCGCGCGCCGCTCCGGCGTGGTGGCGAACCAGGTCCCGGTGTTCGAGGGCGCGGTGGCGCCGCTGGTGCCGACATAGCCCTTGTCGACCAGAACGACGCTGCATCCGGCTTCGCGCGCGGCAAGCGCCGCCCAGCAGGCCGCCGGCCCACCCCCGATGACGAGGACGTCCGATTGAAGCTGGACAGTAGCAGCCACAACAGCCTCCAAATGCGCGGGACGATGATGAAACCACCCCCGTCAAGCTCCCAACCCCGGCGGCGAGCGCGGGCGCCAGAACCATTAATACATTAAATGAGTAGGTATTATAGATTTTAAGCCCACGCAATCCCACGTGATGGAGCCGGCGGCTCCGTTTGCGGTGCAGAATGCATCGCGCTACCCAGCGCCGA
Above is a window of Ancylobacter sp. WKF20 DNA encoding:
- a CDS encoding ferredoxin family protein, with the translated sequence MIEVLSETRCTACNVCVKACPANVFEAVAGGVPVIARQDDCQTCFLCEIYCPVDALYVAFDPEHVTGITESAVVEAGLFGSYARALGWKKGREGGADKDPTHRLRQASLTGGTPAGARSTAP
- a CDS encoding ABC transporter permease, whose protein sequence is MTLATDKSTDVPPRVWWSRPAFLPSHSSVWQTIQTIGLGLPALLLLALVWELAPRLGWINAIFFPPLSQVLATLGDMIHSGLLARHIGISLQRAAIGFGLAVVVAIPLGLLMGRYPLFEKISDFLVQTLRNTSQFALLPVFILVLGIGEASKVAITFYAAVFFLLINTIVGVKSVDPLHIKAARSMGTSDWDLFRKVILPSAVPSIVAGARLGVKSSLFSVIAAEMLAAQSGIGYLIQNSSLMLETDRMYAGILTLTVIGFLLNYGLVAFEARATRWRASEDKGVA
- a CDS encoding FAD-binding protein, producing MAATVQLQSDVLVIGGGPAACWAALAAREAGCSVVLVDKGYVGTSGATAPSNTGTWFATTPERRARLVAERAKQSEGLADLRQMSRVIDAATQHLNFLAERGYRFPRDDEGQLYIANLRGPDYMRFLRTQLVRAGVTIRDHHPALELLVAGDAVAGAAGFARQIGENWEARASAVVLATGGCAFGSRILGATGLTGDGQLMAAELGATLSGMEFSNQYGIVPLHSSVNKGLPYFWASFYRTDGSAIDIPPGQRFPVLAQESLEGPIFARLDRATGALPDALRRGQPNCFLPFDRAGIDPFVDLFPIALRSEGTVRGTGGLRRQDDDCGVGIPGLYAAGDTLDRQDIAGAATGGGGPNASWAIATGVWSGKGAAAFATRLGSRAHERAVRPTGQAGLRPALAAGAVDPAEAVALVRAEMLPVDRNFFRSAPKLATSLDRLDGAWATLRDHGHGTGATAFRLREAAALLASSRWAYRAAQARTETRGMHRRLDAPGSDAAQARRLSIAGIDQPTLSFGTQPAEAVAS
- a CDS encoding ABC transporter ATP-binding protein, with protein sequence MSTIAPVAAPPATSRISISDVRKTFQLKPGQSVTLDGTVSDRIPVLSGVDLDIRPGEFVTIVGPSGSGKSVLLDVIAGLTQPSAGFAAIDGKKVTRPHGETAYVFQQYALFPWRTALQNIEYPLEVRGVGRAARSERAQHFLNLFGLTGFEDRYPSQLSGGMQQRVAIARALATDPQVLLMDEPFAALDAQTRDILQSELLRIWEQIKTTVVFVTHSIDEAIFLADRIVVMTARPARVKEIIEVDLPRPRDIEIRNSDAFNAYRARVWDALREEVRKAQRDWALASAYNA